One Vitis vinifera cultivar Pinot Noir 40024 chromosome 15, ASM3070453v1 genomic window, CCCACATTCAAAAATGGGAACACCATCCCATGTAGAagagtattttatttttgtaatgatggaaagaggttaaaaaaaaatattaatttcaactaacaaaaaaaaaaaggacaaataaTAGAAAATGGTTAAGTATTATAACGGCACCTATTAAACAAAACATTCGAACTACTGAATATGTATGATGAGATCGATATTGTTTTGTTGAATTAAAGTACAAACTAATGAGATTAAAAtccaatgatataaaaaataagattaaaatataaataataaaatctaaaaatttgcATGTTACATCATCATGATACTTTTTcaatagaaattgaaaaaatacaCTTATATACTACACTCATGAcaagtgtttttttataaaaaatattattaaaaatgggatattataaatttgattCCATAAAGAAAAAGGTGCATGATACATGTTATTGCGTactattctatttttaaaaaatatatttaatttaaaaaaaataaaaataaagaatgcatatgaaagaaaaatttcaaaatgcatacaaaaaaaaaaagaaaacaaaaagtcaaaaaagtAATATCTTTCTCCACACCCTTACCTAACTCAACCACCAAATTATTGGAATTCCATCTCAATCAttgagttagtaaaaggaaaaggtggaaagtatttacatatcttttatatatatatatatttgggttTGGCCAAAAAGGTATAGAGTGATACTTATaacatttatgaaaattttaaacctTACTTTGATAAAAATTTGTGCTTATGACATTGTTGAAGAAAATGACCATCAAAAAGAGATTAATgcttaaaaaaagtaaaataaataaataaaaacatcaaaTCTCTTAGTtctaagagaaaaataatagtgTTCTTCTTCTCTTTGAAATGATGATAAATTTGGATAAGGAAGGATactttaatcattatttttgtttgcaACTTGGAAATTTTCTCAAGTACATGGAACcttcatgttttgtttttttctttcaaaatgtttttactaGTAGACAAGATTTCAAATAGGTCCAAATGgtaattcaaataataataataataataataataataataattgttgacatattttttttattaatagtgcaagaaatcaataataaaataatttatttttgcatgaataaatatactaattaaaaagtatatttaaaaatagttggAGCCTACCACCTCTAGAAGTAATTAAGTTAATTCCATTTTtaccaataaattattttgaaaaatttgtcttttcaatGAGTTAggtaaaaatatattcttaaaatatgcctaagcaaaataaaaataataaaaataaaaacaaactctcattcaataaaagtaaaaagttgATATGATACATAAAGTTTCCTTTTCCACAATGCATTAAACACATGTTAGGATTTTgtgaggataaaaaaaattaatttttaataaatttgtagGTTGGTATgttctattaaataaaaatatctcaattttcttaaaatttttaattcaacgtattcaatttttttttgtttttttttgtttttttttgttttgcattaAATCTATATAAATTAATTGTATCAATATATAAACccatatttatttgtattattaatAAATACATAGAATCCATGGCTAGGTGGACCCTTTAGAACCAGTGAATACTCCAAAATTAATGAACCTATACATTCAATATTTCAATGATTATTGAATCCGGAACTAAAGATTCAATTCTCACAATGATTTCGGATATTGATATTTCAAAAACCATCATAGCATACCAAGCCTAAATATATAGATTTGATAATTGATtagaactttaaaaaaaattgatgaaatattttttccaaTATATGGTGAATATTATTTATGAAGTACATTTTACCTTTTAATATTATAGGGGATATCAACAtactacaatttttttgttatctcGATTTGCTTTCTTCTATTTGGATAGATTTGGGTAAGCCATTTTCGATGTAGGGGTAGGTTTAGGAAGAAATGGAAGCGGGTCGGATTTTATATTGTCCCATCCTACttaaatttttaacaattatttttgtccttactctttataaattataaattccaatttttttaaacatgcatattataaaaatcattttccccAATATCTTTTCGATTTTCTTTTTAGTCTTATATCCTAGCAACCCTAACTTCATCTTAGTCGCGTGAGAGTCGCCGGTCTTTCTGTCATCTCCTTCAACATACTCTTATCATCAACTCTATAATCATCTTAAATCTTGTAAGTTGTGTTTATTaaatttgttcttattttgaatCTTCGTCTTATATTGTTTATGAATCGATCTTTGTTTTCTTggcctttttcatttttctaaatttataatGAATGTTCtgatatttgattttgattcaaattGTATTAGCGAATATAGGATTGAACATAGAGAAAGATCTAATTATACTAACTCGATTAATACCATCGGATCGAGGATAGGAAAAGATCTAATTATACTAGCTCGATCAATACTTGATTGTGTTTTTGAATTAGGGATAAGAAAATCCCTTCACTTTAGAGGCAAATTTGGGATTAGAGTTTTTTGTCATAAACTAACCCTTTTGACGTCACTACCAGTATAATTTAAATACCTGTAATTTAATGGATTAAATCAATCGATATTTGCTAATTCATTCAATAATTAGACTTGTTCATTGGTTCATAGAGTATAGTAAAACCAACAAACTAAAGActaaaaaattacattaatcAAGATATTTAATATTACACAAAGATCATCATAGCATATCAAACCTAAATATATTACAAATGACAATGACTTCGAAAAAGTAGAATAaagtttgataaatattatttactaTAGCATTTATCTTTAGTATAAATAACACTTTTCTATATGCTTTTGATCAATTTCATTTGAATGCATATATATAAGATCCGAACCATGCTTCTTTCTTATTATCAATTTCTTCAAAGTAGTTGATATTCTCTTCTACCCTTCTTGACCATGGACCTAAAACAAACCTTTTCAGTGCCTCAAACTTTTCCCAAACAATAAAGGTTGTTGCTAAGGGGATGAGAGAATTATTGCCCACTAAAAGTTAAAAGAAGACTGAAAAATCTGATTCAGGGATGTTGATTACTagggtttttcctttttgaaaacTTCAGCTGTTTTTTATATTAGCAATCTTCTATATCTAAACATCATCTACTCAACTAAAGTGGCTAACTAATTTTGATCTAATCTACATTAAAAAAAGCTTCTTAATTTCAACTAACAGTGTCAACTCAAGTACTAATCCTAGGTATAGTATTATAGTAGTGATTAAAATCCATCTTTTGGGTACTTCATGTTCTGAGATTCCATCCCAGGCTAGTGGCCATGACTAGTCGCCAACTCACATATTCCTAGAGGACATGGTAcaacattttaataaaaaggcCACCTTATCAAAAATAGCTTTTAGGATAAGTCTATTTGTTttttacctcttttttttttttttttaatacaaatattaaaaaaatatgtaaaaattattcatctatcatcattttcttcttttgcttAAACCCCGATTAAAAGCTTAAAGCTCCCACCCTTTTTCTAGTCTCCATCTCCCCCCACCTTTCTCTATCCCATTTTAGTTTCTTCTTTATGTCTTTATCCTACTAGGGTGGgaaaaagtaagaaaatgaatagaaaagaagagaatgaaGGTGAGAAAAAGTAGGAAAAGGGATTAGAGGTTTTAGATGCATACTgatgaaggaaaaatataagggcTAACGACAAAAAGTTTAGcatgtttaataaattaaaaaaattaaatgaaattaggGGTTTgaggagagggaaaaaaaataaaataaaaggagaaaaatacaAATAAGAGCAGTaagttttatttggatttaagCATAGGCATTAGGGGCATTATGGGTAAGTGCCCTAGGATCAACTCTTTGACCTCAACGACACCTACAAGTCAACCAATTTTATTTTGCTTGTTTGGTAGGACCTGCCGTTCCAGCTCTTTTGTTTCCCGGGCCGTGACATTTTACTCCAGAGTTGAATTCCCATGACTCCATATTTTCCGATTCCATTTTGGGAAACTATTAAATGTCAATCAACCCCTTCGCATCCGTGAATTTTCCTGGGATTTTCCCACCCTTTCTTCTCTGATCTCATGCCTTTCACTTACTCTTagcaaaaaggaggaaaaatatAACTATGGACAGACGCCGCCGGAAGCAAGCCAAGACCCACAGTTCATGCTGCTCAGAGGGTGAGttttctctttcccttttctttctGGGTTCTGGGGTTTTGTTTTCTCTCCCATCATTTCCCTGTTCTTAGCTCACCACCTCTTCTGGGTCATCCTTCTTTTCCTTGGTTTCTCAGAGGTCAGCAGCATTGCATGGGAGTTCATAAACATGACAGAACAAGAGGAAGATCTCATCTATAGAATGTACAAGCTGGTGGGAGACAGGTAAAATTGATAGCGATGATGCTCGGATCCTCAttctttcattaattttttgggTAACCCATGTCGGAATTGAGCTCCTGAAATGATTTCTCCAGGTGGGCTTTGATCGCCGGCCGGATTCCGGGCCGGAAAGCTGAAGAAATCGAGAGGTTTTGGATAATGAGACATGGAGAAGGATTTGCAGGTATAAGAAAAGAGCTCAAGAGATACAAATTCtaatgttctctctgtgtctctgtgtctctctgtctctctctttgCCATTTTCTATTGTATGTCTCTCTCCTTTTttgtattcctttttttttttttttttttttttagccctTTTGAGATTTACTTAGGTTTGAATTGAAATGAggttggttgagacttctctgTTGATTGTCTGACTTTGGTTTTCATTTATGAGGCTTAACCTTTGAGCGAGCTTGCATAAGATGAAGGTGGTTGAGacaccatctctctctctctctctctctctctctctctctctctctctatatatatatatatatatatatcctctctctctctctctctctatatatatatatatatatatatgtgtgtgtatgcTTCTTCTCTCGTCtctctcaagaaaaaaaatcaaaaaccaaaTGGAAGATGCATGCCTctggtttttcttttgtttccctTGAAATCTCAACAACTTTTCTTGGGTATTAGAAACTTGGAATTGCTTATCTGCATCCTTGCTTGGAAGTTGAGCTTTTGGGTAAAGTTTCTGGTCGATCACGGGCCAACAGAATGGGAAACGGAGCTTTTTATACTAATAGAGTAATCGTCTTAGAATGGCTTAGAGAGGAGAGATTAATTATATGTCTACCAAGAGAAGATTATTTAGtggaaataataaatttttttaatcttaaaatagCTTTTTTCTTACATATTCAATGTCGATTAGTGTAATTTTATGTAGGGTTTTAAGGGTATTTTGTTCACATGTATAATTAGCAAAGTAAATCTGAAGTGTTTATTGAACAAAGTAATTTAATAGAAGCTGTTTTCGATGAATTGAACAATTTCATACTTGTTTGAATTCATAATAGGCATGTATTTTAACTTCATTTCATGAAGATTGAGAGAAAAGATcgaagaaagaaagagaatgaaaaagaatATAATTCATCGTAAGAATTTATCATGGTTAAatggattaaataatttcatatggtataatttgacaataaaataAGGATAATTCCCGTCAATTCTttgttagaaaaaaatgaattccaATCATATTCTATATTgatgaattaataaaaataattttgatcttaaaatatgttaaccaaaataattattttcaatggtttAATTTTATTGACTTATAAATGTCTTAAACCAAAAAccactaaatttattttatatttacatcTCCAAAACCTTATCCTTAGAAACATTTTTGTAGCATACGATCAAATTTCTTTCTCCACTCTATTTAAGAAACATTACGAAGGGCTAAAAACAAATCTTAGTctgatataagaaaaatattgtattttattaGTATTTACTGAACTGTTTATTTTGATTGTTGAATTCATGTAGTGAAATCTTTGTCATTGGATGAAAATACAAACGATGAAATTAAGGtataaagatataaataaataaaatataggtaTAAATTCACGAGATTTGATGGTGTACACATTGTACCATTGATTTGAATACAAAATCATAAAAGTTGAAAGTGTACATGTGATAACACCTTACCATTTTCATAATGTAGGAGGATCTTTTATATAAGAGAACCTTTTAAAAGCTAAAAAACAACTTTAGCAAATGAAATATAACTTTTAAGATACATGTTTGCATAACATTTTGAAACATGAGTTTCACTCTTTCTAACATGACACTCCTATTTTTCGTCGTACATGCATAgaaagtttgaaaatatttaatttatccttatattttgattaaaaataattttaaaatataatttttaagcATAAGATTaatcatcccaaaaaaaaaattctaaataccAAATCCTTGCCATACTAAACATAAAATCTAAACCATTAAATCTAGATTATtgaataaaagtataaaaaattacGATAAGACATAAAATAATGAGACCATTATCAAAATAGAAAACGATAAGatgttgaatttttattttattaggtgATATGCTTTGATTGGCTACATCTTTTGGACACCATAGTTTTGCCAAAGGGCTTGCCGTGTCAACttcaaaatattgattattCTTGATACAAAAGAGTGACGGTGACATATCAAACATGCCATCACATATAAGCATAAGGATGTGTTGTTCACAATGGACCAAGCATTGAATGTATTTTGTATTATGGTCAGTAGGTACTATGAAAATTCGTATGCTGCCTGCTATATTATTGTACTTCTAGCCAAAACGAAGAGGGATTGGAGGCAAAACAATAGTGCCTAGATGAACCTCAATGTGACTTGGGTCTCCCATGTGTTAGATAAACCCTTCCAAAACCCTTGTTTGTGTGGTTGCCATCTTGAATACCGATTGAGAGGAGTAGGTTCAACCAAGTCATTTGGTCCTAATCCGCCAGTCACAAATCAGAATGGACCCCCCTTGGGCCTGTTCCTCTGTCACATGTACTAATTATCACGCTTTAGATTATTCGGATACCTCGCTTATAGTTATAGGAATTCTCAAAATACATGTCTTATTATCGTGTGAATGACAAAAAGAAATGTGAGAGTTTTGTACTCTTGGTTGAACTTGTCTGCGACCTTAATCGATGGCCAAGGATTGATCTTGaatattgaaaaacaattttcggTACCATAAATTTTTCAACCGAGAAAATAAGCGTATATACACTTTCAAACTAATGTTTTGATACCATGTAAATTTATTGTCTAACTTAAAAGTTATGGGTTAAATGATGAATCAATGATGGATATCggattaatttaagtttaaagccATAAAACTACTTATATATGAACGATTTTagttaaattgtttttatgttttaaacATGTCAATGTGGAACCATGTTAATATCATAACTATTAGCTCgtaaaaataaagtaatcaCTTTCTAACTTAAGGTAATCACCAAAGAAATAAATATCTTTCAGACACTAAAGTATGTTGTCATCTCAATCATTAAaagtaaaagcaaaaaaattattgtaaatataaTCATATCTCATTACAAGTCATAATCTCAATATTAAAACCTTAAATCAAGCAACGTGGGTGTCCATGAAccataattgttttcaaaacaatgAAATCTAACTCAATTATTATGTTACTATTTTGGTGAATATATATCattataaaaacaatgaaatctAACTCAATTATTATGCTACTATTTTGGTGAATATATATCATTATAGTGGAGGGCCTTCTTAACCTCTACAgttagtttgaaaaaaaaatgttaaaaaatgatTGTTACAAAACTAGTGATAAATTTactacactttttttttcacattagaTGGTATTTTTTGAAGAGATATTTTcacagtttttttttaatagatactTTTTACAAttctacaaaattaaatttatattaaagatatttctttaaaagatatttttccACAACTTTATTTATCAGTcatacacattaaaaaaaatgaatttatattaaagattTCTCTTGAAGACACATATTTCCACAACtccacaaaattgaatttataataaaggtatttcttaagaaatatcttccataattttcatattaaccacataataaaaaaaaattgaatttacactaAAAATATCTCTTAAAGAGACATCTTCCACAatcttacaaaattaaatttatactaaacatatttttaaaaaagatacatttcacaatttttatatcGGTCATCCAtcgaaaaaattgaatttttactaaaggtgtctcttgaagagacgtatttcattataaattcaattttgtgagATTATGAAGAGACATAttcaatataaattcaatttttttcactaagtggttgatatgaaaattatgaaatgcatcttttcaaaataaatttaattatatgaaattatgaaaaaatgtctttttaaaaaatacatttagtataaattcaattttttttaacatgtgttactgataattttttttttttataaaaatatatcttttagtataaattcaattttatgaaattagtgggtattaaattcaattttttttaaatatgtataaaaaattatgatgtgACAAAAAAGTTTGTgttgcatttaaaaaaattaattttaaatccatCGTACTTTTATCACAAATCCTTAAGAGTGGGTGGAACTCAAATAATAACGCCAAGACTGACCCACTGTGACTCGACATCCACTGTGTGGACCATGAGTTGAATCCATAAAATCCACAACAGCCcataaaagaagataaaataccaaagaaaataagGGAATAACAGCTAGCTTGGGTCCATATCAAACCCATGAAAGCATGCATGGTCCAAATGACCTAGAATTGGAGGGTCATTTTCCCTTTGATAGGGCACGTCAACTGACCATAGTTTTAAGTGCTCCATTTTTGTTCCCTTACGCCATAAAAATGTGAACAATATGGCTCAAAAGTTTGGCTTACATGGTCCAAAGTCTATGAATTATTTACAGAAAGGCCAGACCTGCAACTTGGACTGCCAAATGGTTTAATCAATTTGTAACCACCCCTTACGTTCCATGTCTCATTTGTAAGAGGTTCCATGAGGATCGATTACCTTTTAGGGCAAAAATTTGAGTTACTTTAAAAGTAGGAGCAACTTGCTGCATACATCATATGTTGATATGATATTGTGTCCCATAATGTTGTGATGTCAAATAGatatactttcatttttttttatatataaaaaatttattacatagAGAATTATGGGATCATAAAAATAGACTCCCATAATCGgggttttaatgatttttttcttttctttttgtatagATGTTGTCTACTCTAAGTCATAGTCTCACATGATGACTTTATGATATATTTACGTAACAAAAAGGAGCTTGCTATTTATgtagtgttaaaaaaattccttctcAGTTAATGTAAAatctcataattataattactTTTCATACAAATACAATATTCTCGTTATGACTCTTATAAGATCATGGACTTACATAAATTGACACTCTTTATGAGCATATAGGATTCTTGTAATATCAATTATTGGATAATCATCCACGCCTAAAACGTATTTTAATGCCTAAAAGTTGGATAGGATGGTCATTACGTAAAGATTATATTGCAcctaatttttatgaaatatttaatactattactAATGACTTATGCCTTGTTTAGAGCAGATAATACATACATGGGAAGAAATAACTCGTTATAACAATTGAACATctctataaaaatgtttttatttttaataatacaaTGAGTACtattttggtttttggttttttgaattattttctttgctcGCGAAAATCGATTTTTTTGCATGTCATTATGAAATGAATTGCATTTTTCACTCTTTaccttttcattttatttatttaaatagagAACTTTGGGCCAAATTAAGCCTGACATTCAAGGACTTAAAGGCTCAAGTCTGGGCCAGGCCCATTAACATTTGAAAGGGCCATGTTTGAAATTACAAGGCCCGTTTCTTTAATTTCCTTCTTGGTATAACTTGTAACAAGTATAAAGTTTTGTGGGGTTCAATTATTGAATACAATGTcgaataaaacatatataattattttaatttttataaataatttatgtgACCATTATCTAGAAGGAGCAATTCGAAAAACTAattccaataaaaaatataaaattaattttctaaaaaaaaatataaaggattTAATGAAAAGGTtttctaaattgtttttattagaaatggTTTAGGTGTCCAAGTGACTCGATCGGacccaatttttaaaaagtggATGGAACAGTGTGTAAGAATTTTTTAACTACCTAGAAATTGCTCCTAATActacaaataataattatcacAAAGAACACATcatatatgttttttctttttaaataaaaaaagagttttcTCCTTGAAGGTCATCTCTTGAAGTTTTTCGATTTTCTCCGTAAAAATAAAGGTTCAAACTCTTGTACTAGGAAAATTTTGAGTCATTCTTGTATTTGTAATTTCATTCAtgactcaaaataaaaaacttaaaattaaaataatcaaattaaaattctttGACACTTGGAACGTAATccgattttatttttttgttaattgatttcaatcttttaaaagcctttgaaaacaattttcaaaatcggttctcaaaaaataatattttagaacaATTTCAACTCTTAgttattttcataaacaaaattt contains:
- the LOC100258469 gene encoding transcription factor TRY, whose translation is MDRRRRKQAKTHSSCCSEEVSSIAWEFINMTEQEEDLIYRMYKLVGDRWALIAGRIPGRKAEEIERFWIMRHGEGFAGIRKELKRYKF